Proteins from a genomic interval of Helicoverpa zea isolate HzStark_Cry1AcR chromosome 31, ilHelZeax1.1, whole genome shotgun sequence:
- the LOC124645223 gene encoding uncharacterized protein LOC124645223 translates to MERANRIQYFCDEGSTIPFLSHPRCAHLYKMRAINPVSLARARDYYESQHQEKSALRTGNDEQKTSQDEHADLVEKELTVALADKQSALFDRPYVEKKGKNDFLVLRPDVVDPFVTVVPNHMYYNIEKTCVNWYVLIALALVSCTSSVHSRTDEPYLLATVLFYCDGDGQKATANEIPMKVDTLIRKDVNARILSDRVKVVPVFNDSRLSPSPAELIGFMQYMQKTVVVTRLPAQLAKKLVVEHKKRLMKKELESKNDKGKKTVHSFKDEEANSESKSSDGKNNAVLPKMFLKNSVYYSIEAKCIFRSIACDKLEAAITLLGVTKQSSVVSQKQ, encoded by the exons GAGAGCTATCAACCCTGTATCATTGGCTAGAGCTAGGGATTATTATGAATCACAACATCAGGAGAAAAGCGCGCTCAGAACTGGAAACGATGAACAGAAAACATCACAGGACGAGCATGCAGATTTAGTAGAAAAAGAATTGACAGTCGCATTGGCTGATAAACAATCAGCACTGTTCGATAGACCGTACGTGGAAAAGAAAGGAAAGAACGACTTCCTCGTACTGAGGCCCGATGTAGTCGATCCGTTTGTGACCGTAGTACCAAACCACATGTACTACAACATCGAAAAAACTTGTGTCAACTG GTATGTTTTAATAGCTTTAGCATTAGTATCCTGCACTTCTAGCGTTCATTCACGGACCGACGAACCTTATTTGTTGGCAACTGTTTTATTCTACTGCGATGGTGACGGACAAAAAGCAACAGCAAACGAAATTCCAATGAAAGTTGATACATTGATTAGGAAAGACGTTAACGCTCGCATCTTAAGTGATAGAGTCAAAGTAGTACCGGTTTTTAATGACTCTCGTCTGAGTCCTTCGCCTGCAGAACTGATAGGATTTATGCAGTACATGCAGAAAACTGTTGTCGTAACAAGACTACCAGCGCAGCTTGCTAAAAAGTTAGTAGTTGAACATAAGAAGCGTTTAATGAAGAAGGAACTTGAATCAAAGAACgataaaggaaaaaaaactgTCCATAGTTTCAAAGATGAGGAAGCGAACAGTGAATCAAAGTCCTCTGATGGTAAAAATAATGCAGTATtaccaaaaatgtttttgaagaaCTCCGTTTATTACTCCATTGAAGCTAAATGTATCTTTAGATCTATAGCATGTGATAAGTTAGAAGCCGCTATCACGTTATTAGGCGTCACCAAGCAAAGCTCTGTTGTTTcacaaaaacagtaa